The genomic interval GCGTGGAGAACACACCGTTCGGGATCCAGATTCCCCGGGTGCATGCGGATTCAGTGAGAATGCTGGGAAGTGTGGAGTTGAGAAGCAACACCGAGCTTTTCATACTGTTTGTACACACCGTTCTGGTCATCTTGTTCGCCCGCGGTGTGCTCTCGAAGATCTGGCACAATCCGGCCGCCGCCCACGAGGCTTGGACCATGGTGGACTTGACCATATGCATACTGAACGTCGTCCTGACCGTGCTGGTAATAATGCGCGGCATAGAGACGGCTAAGCTGCTGGAGATGGTGGAGACGGCCACCAAGGGGCATTATCTCGACTTCCAGCGTCCACTGCGCCTCCACCAACTGCTGTGCATCGTGAAGGGCTTCCTGGTGTGCATCACCACCATGCGGCTGTGGAAGGTGCTTCAGTTTGCCTCCGTCTTCCAGCACTTCACCCAGACCCTCTTCTCCGCCTGGCGAGCCGTGGCCAGCCTGGGTGTAATCATTCTGGTCGTCCTCATGGCCATTGGCATCACTTTGGCCGTGCCGAATGGAAACAACGCAGTGGTCTTCAGCCACATGGTTCAGTCCGTGGTCACCTGCATGTGGTAGGTATCTCTAATTGGTAGCTGGTAAGTCATTAGGAGTAGTCATTTGGGTATATCATTTGGGTACCTCTCTTGTTTAgactaatatttattcatctAACCCTAAACTAATCTAATTGATGAAGGTACTCCATGGGCTTTAACGGTGACATCCGTCCTGCGGATTTCTTTCACGGAGGTCGCATATTGGGCATTATGCTCTACCTGGTGCTCGTCTTCCTCCTGGCGATTATCCTGATGAACGTGTTCGCCTCCGTCATCTATGACTACTTCAACGAGACGAGCAGGAGCCTAAAGGAGCAGTCCAATCGGTCGTCCATCACCTTCCTGGAATTCCTGCGCGTCGAGTATGCGGATCTCTTTGGCGACACCTTTCGCTGTCTGCGGAAGACGTACGACCGCCGTGGACACACTGTTGCAGAGAACGTCGAACAAGAGCTAAATAGGCGGGAACTGATTAAGTCCAAAAGGGACCACATAAGGAACCCGCAGGAGCTGAGAGCTCGCCTGTCCACGGAGCAGCGAAATGCCGATTACCGGACTCGCGGGGAAAAGTTGTTCAAGCTGATGGCCATCCTGAACGTCCAGGTGGAGATCCTGGAACGATTGGTATTGGGCGACAAGGATGGGAATCTGCCAGCACCGCCTGAATCCGACTCCGATCCCGAGGACATGCCCGAAATGTACAGGAAGCGGCGCTGATGATCGCCGTGATCCAACCACACAACAATGTGCTCAAAGTCTTTCTATATTAACGAACACCCTTTGCTATGGCTTCTTAACTATTTCATATGTGTAACATAATTAGTAATCGAatttttttcccaaaaataaatttttaaaaatgctgCTCTAAGGAATCAATCAATCTTTTTAACTGTCATTGGAACCTGTAAGATATTAAAGTTGGCCACTGACGATGTACACAAGTGTATGTTTCAaaggatttttattttagttctTACATCTGGATGATAATGACTGTATTTTTAGTAAGAGAGATTGTAGTTATAACAACCAACCAGAAAAAAGGCATCTGAAATATTGCGTAACCGTTCTAGCAACACTTTCCACCATCGGCGTGAAACCATTTTCCATATGTTGGGCTTTCTTTTGTGCCAAAGGTAACTATTCCCCCTACGACCTCACTTCACCTCCGATCATTCCCCTTCGCTGAGCAGCGACTTCAAAATAAGCAGCGataaatgatttaattaaacgGAGATtggggcttttgtttttcttttaccGCGGGCGTGAATAACTCCACTAATTTCTAGGTGCTACTGGTCGTGGGCTACAGATTTCAATAAACCAAGAGAGGGACAAATTGGCAACTACATGCTCGTTGCTCCGCGTTGATATAATGCCTGATGAAAGAGTGTGGAAAGAACAGCGTGGCCCAATCTTGAGGGCTTCCAAGCTGGCGGCACTAATCGCTCCTGAAACGCACTGCAGACGTCTCAATGCCAGCGGTTTGAAATTGTCGACGGTTTGAAATTGTCTGACTGCAATTTATCGCCACCGCCTGTAATAGTACCCACTCCAGATGACGACATGGCCTGGGACTGGGACCCATATAAAATCTCCCGGTCTGCAGGCGGCACACTCAGTTAACATGTTCGCGTCCAAAGGGAAGTTACTCCCGGCCCTTGGCCTTTGCCTCGGTCTCCTCCTAACCATTAACCTCGCATCCGCGCAGAACGCGTCCAAGGAATCCGAGTCTTGGCAGCCCATGCAGCCACAGAAACGACAGGCTATCGTGAAACTGGACCCCGTGGGCTCTGCAGCAGCCAAGAGCTACGATCCTCCCCCGGAGCTTTACCGCGGACCGGGTTCATCGACCGCCAAGTTGGACAGCACTGCAGCTGGCTTCATATCCAAGCCCATTGGTGCGCTTCCGCCGGTGGGAGGAGTTCATGGCTCCCAGGCCAGTAGCCTAAATGATAATCTCAGCCAGGCCTATGACAAGTGGAAATTGGGTGGGAATATACACGATCGCATCAGCGTGGGTGAGTTCAAGGAACTGATAACCGATATATAATCTGCCTAAGAAAGCTATAGCTTAATAAGGCTGTAAGATCGGTCCACGAAATGGTTTActattgttaaatatatttttaaaactattataCTATTTAAGGTCATTATGGCAGCAGTGGAAGTGCTGGCAAAAGCTACGCCTTTGACAGTCACCCCTATCAGTATGACTATGGACCATCCAACGGACACGGCTACGAGCCAGGACCTGCTCCAGGACACAGCTACTCCAGCGGAGAGGCGGGCGTGCCATACCACGTGTACAGACCCCGACCGGAACATGGCCAGTACCCTGGTCCGCCAGTGGACTACTCCTACAGCCCCTACcccatcgattcccacgagATAGTCTCTCACAAGGGAACGCCAGAGATCTCACCAAAGGCCTTGCTGGCCAAGAGCTTCTTGATTCCGCTGGCCAGTGCCACCGTTCTGGGCATCGCCGCTGCCCTGGTCAGTAATCCTCTCCTGCTGCAACTGGCTCCCGTTCCGGGGATCGGtgtgggagtgggagtcgGGCCTTCAGTCATTGGCAAGCGAAGAAGGAGAAGACGGGCAGTGAAGCGGGCTTAGAGATCAGGGAACACATATGAGGTGCAAAACTGCATAGCTATATCTAAGTACTGTCCTccaaaaatgttataaatcaGGAACAAATATAAGATATATTATTAAAGCTTTAAAGATGTTTTACTTAAACTTAGTGATGACAAGAGACTGCATAAGAATTCCTTAGCCATTGGCACCCAACCAATCATTTGTATACCCTTGCAACGAGTTCTAAAGTTCTTCTaaggttttggttttttcattCTGGATCAGCAAATAAGAGAGTCTTCTAACTTTCTCTAATTTCCATATAGAGAGTACGATGACGTAATCTTGAGCGACTTGTGGGTAAAGTTTTTGAGCGGAAGCTTATGTAAGGgctatatttttctttttttttttgagcctACTTTAGATTGAGTAATTAGTCGACGGCCGTTCAACCCGGCTCGTTGGTCTAGAGGTATGATTCTCGCTTCGGGTGCGAGAGGTCCCGGGTTCAATTCCCGGACGAGCCCAAGTGGAATGagaataattttttttgattaacTGAAtactttataaaaatattatttctgtttttattacaccattaattattttagggcttttaaaatatttgtatgttATTAAGAATTCTGTTTTGTGATATAAGTACGCTTTATTTACAAGGGAACTTAACAAGTttagtaatattttatatttgacTTTTATGgttaaaaacatataaaacCAACTCACTTTTGTTAATTTTCTTAAAACCATCATCATCAAATTTCTAAGTACATTTATTTACTAGGAAAAGAAAtgaagttttattttatactaGAGTTTTCATggttaaaaacaaataaaaaccaatcACTATTGAGAATTAATTTTAGCGCCATCATACTTTTTCTAGAAATTACAAAGTTCGGTTTTGTAACGATTTTGTAatgataaattaaaaacaatgaaTAAAGATACGCAAATCACAATTAACTTTATAAAATagctgaaaagcaaaaaaatataattgatttaaataataaattaaaaataggagcTCAGTAATAGTTGCAGGCATCACAACcaaaggaaaacattttattttaatatagtTTGTGTTATAATTCTAAAAGTTAAAGccattaaaaaagaaatcctAGATTTTCGTTTTGAAATTGGATATCCGCTAAAACATCGCCGATTGGTAGATGTCTCCGCTATGGAAAATATCTCCGCTAAGGAAAAGGTCTTCGCTAAGGTGCTTCCAAACTTTCAAGCGTTACCGGGCGCGAGTCATGGAACAACACC from Drosophila yakuba strain Tai18E2 chromosome 3L, Prin_Dyak_Tai18E2_2.1, whole genome shotgun sequence carries:
- the LOC6534346 gene encoding polycystic kidney disease 2-like 1 protein; translation: MGFKDMSHKNFACFAVTATVLLVCFTLVSIFSGFIHEPQRFKTMLVTIVLVFFFQYLILEPIRFLILGIDYATWPQEDQPYKAEEGVPTMNHISYLRIRLRSLRSELLITEGHTNELLNQRYKRIAGDLLLYGSYFIALMLLVVMQEDQVNYFNTHNMQRLFGDNTSVTFGLSQVYFIYQIHSYLQITMIEAFFAPGTYGYEGWWAMEQWQNIGVVRLRQVRPVDCHIGLGTPEWDTKTYAPEWRLPYHRMHYTEKFWRIYDPFVPAEFEPSFLNGLLLNYDHYGYLLNYPEVGGYEVLMMSTKVHCIQQIQYLQSYGWLDKNTSALFIDLTMYNADANLFTLITLRVENTPFGIQIPRVHADSVRMLGSVELRSNTELFILFVHTVLVILFARGVLSKIWHNPAAAHEAWTMVDLTICILNVVLTVLVIMRGIETAKLLEMVETATKGHYLDFQRPLRLHQLLCIVKGFLVCITTMRLWKVLQFASVFQHFTQTLFSAWRAVASLGVIILVVLMAIGITLAVPNGNNAVVFSHMVQSVVTCMWYSMGFNGDIRPADFFHGGRILGIMLYLVLVFLLAIILMNVFASVIYDYFNETSRSLKEQSNRSSITFLEFLRVEYADLFGDTFRCLRKTYDRRGHTVAENVEQELNRRELIKSKRDHIRNPQELRARLSTEQRNADYRTRGEKLFKLMAILNVQVEILERLVLGDKDGNLPAPPESDSDPEDMPEMYRKRR
- the LOC6534347 gene encoding uncharacterized protein LOC6534347 — its product is MFASKGKLLPALGLCLGLLLTINLASAQNASKESESWQPMQPQKRQAIVKLDPVGSAAAKSYDPPPELYRGPGSSTAKLDSTAAGFISKPIGALPPVGGVHGSQASSLNDNLSQAYDKWKLGGNIHDRISVGHYGSSGSAGKSYAFDSHPYQYDYGPSNGHGYEPGPAPGHSYSSGEAGVPYHVYRPRPEHGQYPGPPVDYSYSPYPIDSHEIVSHKGTPEISPKALLAKSFLIPLASATVLGIAAALVSNPLLLQLAPVPGIGVGVGVGPSVIGKRRRRRRAVKRA